Proteins from a genomic interval of Pseudomonas versuta:
- a CDS encoding phosphoglycerate kinase: protein MTVLKMTDLDLQGKRVLIREDLNVPVKDGVVTSDARILASLPTIKLALEKGAAVMVCSHLGRPTEGEFSAENSLKPVAEYLSKALGRDVPLVSDYLNGVDVKPGEIVLFENVRFNKGEKKNADELAKQYAALCDVFVMDAFGTAHRAEGSTHGVAKFAKVAAAGPLLAAELEALGKALGAPAKPMAAIVAGSKVSTKLEVLNSLSQICDLLIVGGGIANTFLAAAGHPVGKSLYEPDLLETARAIAAKVNVPLPTDVVVAKQFAESAVATVKLIDDVAEDDMILDIGPQTAAHFAELLKSSKTILWNGPVGVFEFDQFGEGTKTLAKAIAESSAFSIAGGGDTLAAIDKYGIADQISYISTGGGAFLEFVEGKVLPAVEILESRAKA from the coding sequence ATGACCGTGTTGAAGATGACCGACCTCGATCTGCAAGGTAAGCGCGTACTGATCCGCGAAGACCTCAACGTCCCGGTAAAGGACGGTGTTGTCACCAGCGATGCGCGCATCCTTGCTTCGCTGCCGACCATCAAGCTGGCGTTGGAAAAAGGCGCGGCTGTCATGGTCTGCTCGCACCTGGGACGCCCGACTGAAGGTGAGTTCTCGGCTGAAAACAGCCTCAAGCCTGTCGCCGAGTACCTGAGCAAAGCCTTGGGTCGCGACGTGCCGCTGGTCAGCGATTACCTCAATGGCGTCGACGTTAAGCCCGGCGAGATCGTGCTGTTCGAAAACGTGCGCTTCAACAAGGGCGAAAAGAAAAACGCCGACGAACTGGCCAAGCAATACGCCGCCCTGTGCGACGTGTTTGTGATGGATGCGTTCGGTACTGCGCACCGCGCCGAGGGTTCGACCCACGGTGTAGCCAAGTTCGCCAAGGTCGCAGCGGCAGGCCCGTTGCTGGCAGCTGAACTGGAAGCTCTGGGCAAGGCCCTGGGTGCCCCGGCCAAGCCGATGGCAGCGATTGTTGCCGGCTCCAAGGTGTCGACCAAACTTGAAGTGCTCAACAGCCTGAGCCAGATATGCGACCTGTTGATCGTGGGTGGCGGTATCGCCAACACCTTCCTCGCCGCTGCGGGTCACCCGGTGGGTAAATCGCTATACGAACCGGATCTGCTGGAAACCGCCCGCGCCATCGCGGCCAAGGTCAACGTGCCGCTGCCGACTGATGTCGTGGTTGCCAAGCAATTCGCTGAATCGGCTGTAGCAACGGTCAAGCTGATCGACGATGTAGCTGAAGACGACATGATTCTGGATATCGGCCCGCAAACGGCTGCGCACTTCGCTGAACTGCTGAAGTCGTCCAAAACCATTCTGTGGAATGGCCCGGTAGGTGTATTTGAATTCGACCAGTTCGGCGAAGGCACCAAAACCCTGGCCAAGGCGATTGCTGAAAGTTCGGCATTCTCGATCGCGGGCGGTGGCGACACCCTGGCTGCAATCGACAAGTACGGTATTGCCGATCAGATTTCTTACATCTCCACCGGTGGCGGTGCATTCCTTGAGTTTGTTGAGGGCAAGGTATTGCCTGCCGTTGAAATCCTGGAAAGCCGCGCCAAAGCCTGA
- the fba gene encoding class II fructose-bisphosphate aldolase (catalyzes the reversible aldol condensation of dihydroxyacetonephosphate and glyceraldehyde 3-phosphate in the Calvin cycle, glycolysis, and/or gluconeogenesis), translated as MALISMRQMLDHAAEFGYGVPAFNVNNLEQMRAIMEAADKTDSPVIVQASAGARKYAGAPFLRHLILAAIEEFPHIPVCMHQDHGTSPDVCQRSIQLGFSSVMMDGSLGEDGKTPTDYDYNVRVTQQTVALAHACGVSVEGELGCLGSLETGMAGEEDGIGAEGVLDHSQMLTDPEEAADFVKRTQVDALAIAIGTSHGAYKFTKPPTGDVLAIDRIKEIHKRIPNTHLVMHGSSSVPQEWLAIINEYGGDIKETYGVPVEEIVEGIKHGVRKVNIDTDLRLASTGAMRRLMATNPSEFDPRKFFGATVTAMRDVCIARYEAFGTAGNASKIKPISLEAMYQRYLKGELNAKIN; from the coding sequence ATGGCACTTATCAGCATGCGCCAGATGTTGGACCACGCCGCCGAATTCGGTTACGGCGTTCCAGCCTTCAACGTCAACAACCTTGAGCAGATGCGCGCCATCATGGAAGCCGCTGACAAGACTGACTCTCCGGTGATCGTTCAGGCTTCGGCCGGTGCGCGTAAATACGCAGGTGCACCGTTTCTGCGTCACCTGATCCTGGCAGCAATCGAAGAATTCCCGCATATCCCGGTGTGCATGCACCAGGACCACGGCACCAGCCCTGACGTTTGCCAGCGCTCGATCCAGCTGGGCTTCAGCTCGGTGATGATGGACGGCTCGCTTGGCGAAGACGGCAAAACCCCGACTGACTACGACTACAACGTGCGTGTCACTCAGCAGACTGTTGCCCTGGCTCACGCTTGCGGTGTGTCGGTTGAAGGCGAGCTGGGTTGCCTGGGGTCCCTGGAAACCGGTATGGCTGGCGAAGAAGACGGCATCGGTGCAGAAGGCGTTCTGGATCACAGCCAGATGCTGACCGACCCGGAAGAAGCGGCCGACTTCGTCAAGCGCACCCAAGTGGACGCCCTGGCTATCGCCATCGGTACTTCCCACGGCGCTTACAAGTTCACCAAGCCACCTACCGGTGACGTGCTGGCCATCGACCGGATCAAAGAGATCCACAAGCGCATCCCCAACACTCACCTGGTCATGCACGGTTCGTCGTCTGTGCCACAAGAGTGGCTGGCGATCATCAACGAATACGGCGGCGACATCAAAGAAACCTACGGTGTGCCGGTAGAAGAAATCGTTGAAGGCATCAAGCACGGCGTGCGCAAGGTCAACATCGACACCGACCTGCGTCTGGCATCGACTGGCGCCATGCGTCGCCTGATGGCCACTAACCCGAGCGAGTTCGACCCGCGCAAGTTCTTCGGCGCCACCGTGACGGCCATGCGTGATGTGTGTATTGCACGTTACGAAGCCTTCGGTACTGCCGGTAATGCCTCGAAGATCAAGCCGATCTCCCTCGAAGCCATGTACCAGCGCTACCTCAAAGGTGAGCTGAACGCCAAGATCAACTAA
- a CDS encoding polysaccharide lyase family 7 protein, giving the protein MIDLATWNLSVPVGTPPATITTPRLLQGYKNAYFHSDTGTLFFWVPVTGSKTENAIYPRSELRETQANGTLRNWLYPSANNFLNATLAVNKVPSSGKVVIGQIHAFQSQQPLLKLEYQYKASTNSGSLVAKVRNRPTDSSSKAVTLAENVPLGKNFTYVINLTPGGTLNVKAAGKQWSSKISATWRTKPLYFKAGAYVQDNTGNSKEGAQVTFSKLDIDHNKT; this is encoded by the coding sequence ATGATTGATCTGGCTACCTGGAACCTGAGTGTTCCTGTCGGCACCCCGCCTGCAACCATCACTACCCCCCGCCTGCTGCAAGGGTACAAGAACGCCTATTTCCACTCTGATACCGGCACCCTGTTTTTTTGGGTTCCGGTGACTGGCAGCAAAACCGAAAATGCCATTTACCCGCGCAGCGAATTGCGCGAAACCCAGGCCAACGGGACATTACGCAACTGGCTTTATCCCAGCGCCAACAACTTTTTGAACGCCACGCTGGCGGTCAACAAGGTGCCTTCATCGGGCAAAGTGGTGATCGGGCAAATCCATGCATTCCAGAGCCAGCAACCGCTGCTCAAGCTCGAGTACCAATACAAAGCCAGCACCAACAGCGGCAGTCTGGTGGCCAAAGTGCGCAACCGCCCCACTGACAGCTCAAGCAAAGCGGTGACATTGGCCGAGAATGTACCGCTGGGCAAAAACTTCACCTACGTGATCAACCTGACACCGGGCGGCACCTTGAATGTCAAGGCCGCCGGCAAACAGTGGAGCAGCAAGATCAGCGCCACCTGGCGCACCAAACCGCTGTATTTCAAGGCGGGCGCTTACGTCCAGGACAACACCGGCAATAGCAAGGAAGGCGCACAAGTCACGTTCAGCAAACTGGATATTGACCACAACAAAACCTGA
- a CDS encoding M48 family metallopeptidase: protein MTVLKYLQAYPQTLQDQVRQLIERDQLGSYLSERYPQRHAVQSDKALYAYALELKQEHLRNAPSFDKVLFDNRLDLTHRALGLHTTISRVQGGKLKAKRELRVASLFKEAAPEFLKMIVVHELAHLKESDHNKAFYKLCEYMQPDYHQLEFDLRVYLTWRDMQAGR from the coding sequence ATGACAGTCCTCAAATACCTTCAGGCTTATCCCCAGACCTTGCAGGATCAGGTACGCCAACTGATCGAGCGCGATCAGCTGGGCAGCTACCTGAGCGAGCGTTATCCACAGCGTCATGCGGTGCAAAGCGACAAGGCCCTATACGCCTATGCGCTGGAACTCAAGCAGGAGCACCTGCGCAATGCGCCTTCATTCGACAAGGTGCTGTTTGATAACAGGCTCGATCTGACCCACCGCGCCCTGGGCCTGCACACCACCATTTCGCGGGTCCAGGGTGGCAAGCTCAAGGCCAAGAGAGAGCTGCGCGTGGCCTCGCTGTTCAAGGAGGCGGCGCCAGAGTTTCTGAAAATGATCGTGGTCCATGAGCTGGCACACCTCAAGGAGTCAGATCACAACAAGGCGTTTTACAAGCTGTGTGAATACATGCAGCCGGATTACCACCAGCTGGAGTTTGACCTGCGGGTGTACCTCACGTGGCGGGACATGCAGGCTGGTCGATGA
- a CDS encoding winged helix-turn-helix domain-containing protein, whose product MEVSKTKSSFYRRLYVAWLIDSQIASSVPALTEVTGMPRRTAQDTIAALADLDIVCEFEQQDGARNHAGRYQIHSWGAIDKAWIGQHLAQIKQVLGYP is encoded by the coding sequence ATGGAAGTCAGCAAAACCAAAAGCAGCTTTTACCGGCGTTTGTACGTGGCCTGGTTGATCGACAGCCAGATCGCCAGCAGCGTACCGGCCCTGACCGAGGTCACCGGTATGCCGCGCCGTACCGCCCAGGACACCATCGCCGCGCTGGCCGACCTGGACATTGTCTGCGAATTCGAGCAGCAGGACGGGGCCCGCAATCATGCCGGGCGCTATCAGATTCACAGCTGGGGGGCCATCGATAAGGCCTGGATCGGCCAGCATCTGGCGCAGATCAAACAGGTACTCGGTTACCCCTGA
- a CDS encoding GNAT family N-acetyltransferase, producing MCKHHTDLGKEQLYAILELRSEVFVVEQKCAYQDVDGQDLSGDTLHLMGWQNNQLVAYARLLDPDSQGGDVVIGRVIIAPAGRGQKLGHELLAQALENIDEYWAGQPVFMSAQAHLQPFYEQHGFSAEGEIYLEDDIPHIGMRRHQTPQG from the coding sequence ATGTGCAAACACCACACCGATCTGGGTAAGGAACAGCTCTACGCCATACTGGAGCTGCGTTCGGAGGTATTTGTCGTCGAGCAAAAATGCGCCTATCAGGACGTCGATGGACAAGACCTCAGTGGCGATACCCTGCACCTGATGGGCTGGCAGAACAACCAACTGGTGGCATACGCCCGGCTGCTCGATCCCGATTCCCAAGGCGGTGACGTGGTCATTGGCCGGGTGATCATTGCCCCCGCTGGCCGCGGGCAAAAACTGGGGCACGAGCTGCTGGCTCAAGCGTTGGAAAATATCGATGAGTACTGGGCCGGGCAACCAGTGTTCATGTCCGCCCAGGCTCATTTGCAGCCGTTCTATGAGCAGCACGGGTTTAGCGCCGAAGGCGAAATCTATCTTGAAGATGACATCCCGCACATCGGCATGCGCCGTCATCAAACACCTCAGGGGTAA
- the yccS gene encoding YccS family putative transporter, producing the protein MSSTSFSQSLRRLWARDKFSYSVRVFIALTGSMAFCWYQDEMSLLIPLFLGIIASALSETDDSWQGRLNALLVTLVCFSASAFSVELLFPYPWLMVCALALASFGLTMLGALGERYGAIASATLILAVYTMIGVDQRGGEVLNFWHEPLLLVAGAAWYGLLSVLWQALFSHQPVQQSLARLFWELGLYLKIKSSLFEPVRKLDVEAGRLELARQNGKVVAALNSAKEIILHRVGNSRPGSKLSRYLKLYFLAQDIHERASSSHYPYNALAEAFFHSDVMFRCQRLLRQQGVACQRLSESIKLRQPFVYDDSFAEALGDLHASLEHLRIQSNPAWRGLLRSLRALAANLGTLDRLLSDASNPDSLADATDSSLLDRSPRNLKDVWSRLRQHLTPTSLIFRHALRLPLALSIGFAMVHWIHPSQGYWIILTTLFVCQPSYGATRRKFSQRIIGTAIGLAVGWALFDLFPNPLVQSMFAVVAGVVFFINRTTRYTLSTAAITLMILFCFNQVGDGYGLFLPRLFDTLVGSVIAAAAVFLFLPDWQGRRLNQVLANTLSCNSQYLRQIMQQYAQGKSDDLAYRLARRNAHNADAALSTTLANMLMEPGHFRKDADMGFRFLVLSHTLLSYLSGLGAHRDTQLPSEIREHLIEGAGRRIADSIDLIAQGLATKQAVAVQSDEEEALANELEQMPDELDESQRLVQTQLALICRQLGPLRTLAAHLIKAP; encoded by the coding sequence ATGTCATCGACCTCCTTTAGTCAGTCCCTGCGCCGTTTATGGGCACGGGACAAGTTCAGTTACAGCGTTCGCGTATTTATCGCCCTGACCGGCAGCATGGCTTTTTGCTGGTATCAGGACGAGATGTCACTGCTGATCCCGCTGTTCCTGGGGATTATCGCCAGCGCCCTGTCCGAGACCGATGACAGCTGGCAGGGCCGACTGAACGCGTTGCTGGTGACCCTGGTGTGTTTCAGCGCCTCGGCCTTCAGTGTCGAATTACTCTTCCCCTACCCCTGGTTGATGGTCTGCGCACTGGCGCTGGCCAGCTTCGGCCTGACCATGCTCGGGGCGCTGGGCGAACGCTACGGGGCGATTGCCTCAGCCACGCTGATTCTGGCCGTGTACACCATGATCGGGGTCGATCAACGCGGCGGTGAGGTGCTCAATTTCTGGCACGAGCCCTTGCTGCTGGTGGCGGGTGCAGCCTGGTACGGGCTGCTGTCGGTGCTGTGGCAGGCGCTGTTTTCCCATCAGCCGGTGCAGCAAAGCCTGGCGCGCCTGTTCTGGGAGTTGGGCCTGTACCTGAAGATCAAATCATCGCTGTTCGAGCCCGTGCGCAAACTGGATGTCGAAGCCGGCCGGCTGGAACTGGCACGCCAGAACGGCAAGGTGGTGGCCGCCCTGAACAGCGCCAAGGAAATCATTTTGCACCGGGTCGGCAACTCCAGGCCCGGGTCCAAGCTCAGCCGCTACCTCAAGCTGTACTTCCTCGCACAGGACATCCACGAACGCGCCAGCTCGTCCCACTACCCGTACAACGCGCTGGCCGAAGCGTTCTTCCACAGCGATGTGATGTTCCGTTGCCAGCGCCTGTTACGCCAGCAAGGTGTGGCCTGCCAGCGCTTGTCGGAGTCGATCAAGCTGCGCCAGCCATTCGTCTATGACGACAGTTTTGCCGAGGCGCTGGGCGACCTGCACGCCTCCCTTGAACACCTGCGCATCCAAAGCAACCCGGCCTGGCGCGGGCTGTTGCGTTCACTGCGCGCGCTGGCCGCCAACCTCGGTACGCTGGACCGCTTGCTGAGCGATGCCAGCAACCCCGACAGCCTTGCCGATGCCACCGACAGCAGCCTGCTGGACCGCTCGCCGCGCAACCTCAAGGATGTATGGTCGCGTTTGCGCCAGCACCTGACGCCCACCTCGCTGATTTTCCGCCACGCACTGCGTCTGCCGCTGGCGCTGTCCATCGGTTTTGCGATGGTGCACTGGATTCACCCCAGCCAGGGCTACTGGATCATCCTCACCACGCTGTTCGTGTGCCAGCCGAGTTACGGCGCGACCCGCCGCAAATTCAGCCAGCGGATCATCGGCACGGCCATCGGCCTGGCCGTGGGCTGGGCGCTGTTCGATCTGTTCCCCAACCCGCTGGTGCAATCGATGTTCGCGGTGGTGGCCGGGGTGGTGTTCTTTATCAACCGGACTACCCGCTACACCCTGAGCACTGCCGCCATCACCCTGATGATTCTGTTTTGCTTCAATCAGGTGGGCGACGGCTACGGGCTGTTTCTGCCGAGGCTGTTCGATACCCTGGTGGGCAGCGTGATTGCCGCCGCTGCGGTGTTCCTGTTCTTGCCTGACTGGCAGGGCCGGCGCCTGAATCAGGTACTGGCCAACACCCTGAGCTGTAACAGTCAGTACCTGCGCCAGATCATGCAGCAGTACGCCCAGGGTAAAAGCGACGACCTGGCCTACCGCCTGGCACGACGCAATGCCCATAACGCCGACGCCGCCCTGTCGACCACACTGGCCAACATGCTGATGGAGCCGGGACACTTCCGTAAGGATGCCGATATGGGCTTCCGCTTTTTGGTGCTCTCACACACCTTGCTCAGCTATTTGTCGGGCCTGGGCGCGCACCGCGACACCCAGTTGCCCAGCGAGATTCGCGAACACTTGATCGAAGGCGCGGGGCGCAGGATTGCAGACAGCATCGACCTGATTGCTCAAGGCCTGGCAACCAAACAAGCCGTGGCGGTGCAGAGTGACGAAGAAGAAGCACTGGCCAATGAGCTGGAACAGATGCCGGATGAGCTCGACGAAAGCCAGCGCCTGGTGCAAACCCAGCTGGCACTGATTTGCCGTCAGCTCGGGCCGCTGCGCACCCTGGCCGCGCATTTGATCAAAGCGCCGTAA
- a CDS encoding NAD(P)/FAD-dependent oxidoreductase, translating to MRSTDVVIIGAGAAGLMCALTAAGRGRKVMLIDHANKAGKKILMSGGGRCNFTNMYTEPNNFLSQNPHFCKSALARYTQWDFIELVSKHGVPYHEKKLGQLFCDNKSSDILEMLLSECQQAGVSLHLDTSVEQIEKTETGYSLKTTLDQLNCQSLVIATGGLSIPTLGATGFGYQVAKQFGHTLLATRAGLVPFTITDQLKEICTELSGTSVDCLVSCNDQSFRENILFTHRGLSGPAILQISSFWNSGDTVEINLLPDLDALSWLQTQQAERPNSELKTLLGEIFTKKMANLLAEHWFVSKPMKQYTPAELAEVADRLACWKVVPAGTEGYRTAEVTLGGVDTREVSSKTMESLKSPGLYFVGEVLDVSGHLGGFNFQWAWASGYAAAQFV from the coding sequence TTGCGTTCTACCGACGTTGTGATTATTGGCGCTGGCGCCGCAGGTTTGATGTGCGCGCTGACCGCTGCCGGGCGTGGGCGCAAGGTGATGCTGATTGACCACGCCAACAAGGCGGGCAAGAAGATCCTGATGTCGGGCGGTGGCCGCTGCAACTTCACCAACATGTACACCGAACCGAACAATTTCCTGTCGCAGAACCCGCACTTCTGCAAGTCGGCGCTGGCGCGTTATACCCAATGGGATTTCATCGAACTGGTCAGCAAGCACGGCGTGCCCTACCACGAGAAGAAACTCGGCCAGCTGTTCTGCGATAACAAATCCAGCGACATCCTCGAAATGCTCCTGAGCGAGTGCCAGCAGGCGGGCGTCAGCCTGCACCTGGACACCTCGGTGGAGCAGATCGAAAAGACCGAAACCGGCTACAGCCTCAAGACCACCCTGGATCAGTTGAACTGCCAGTCACTGGTGATCGCCACCGGCGGGCTGTCGATTCCGACCCTCGGCGCCACCGGTTTTGGCTATCAAGTGGCCAAGCAGTTCGGCCACACCTTGCTGGCGACCCGCGCAGGCCTGGTGCCATTCACCATCACCGATCAGCTCAAAGAGATTTGCACCGAACTCTCGGGCACTTCGGTGGACTGCCTGGTGAGCTGCAACGATCAGAGCTTCCGGGAAAATATCCTGTTCACCCACCGCGGTTTGAGCGGCCCGGCGATCTTGCAGATTTCGTCGTTCTGGAACTCCGGCGACACGGTTGAAATCAACCTGTTGCCCGACCTCGACGCGTTGAGCTGGCTGCAAACCCAGCAGGCCGAACGCCCGAACAGCGAGCTGAAAACCCTGCTCGGTGAGATTTTCACCAAGAAGATGGCCAACTTGCTGGCCGAGCACTGGTTTGTGTCCAAGCCCATGAAGCAATACACCCCGGCCGAACTGGCGGAAGTGGCTGACAGGCTGGCGTGCTGGAAAGTGGTACCGGCCGGCACTGAAGGCTATCGCACCGCTGAAGTGACACTGGGCGGGGTCGATACCCGTGAAGTGTCATCCAAGACCATGGAGTCGCTGAAAAGCCCGGGCTTGTATTTTGTCGGCGAAGTGCTGGATGTGAGCGGCCATCTGGGCGGTTTCAACTTCCAGTGGGCGTGGGCCTCCGGGTACGCGGCGGCACAGTTCGTCTGA